Genomic DNA from Telopea speciosissima isolate NSW1024214 ecotype Mountain lineage chromosome 2, Tspe_v1, whole genome shotgun sequence:
CATCTCCATTGAAATCCTAAGATCTTCATATATTATTAATCCACCCCTTGAATGTTAGTCTTTTATgattaatatattttctttttaactaAAATTTAAACTAGGCCTTTATCTATGAATATTCAACATAGATCATGAATTACACCGACTAAAAAAAACGTTGTTTCAAACTTATTTTCTTATTAGGTCATTGAAATCCAACATAGGCTTTGAGggaaaaaaacttaaaacaatagaaggaaaaaatatttttaaaaaaatgcttAAAAGCTTTTAATCCACAAATTGGTTTTCTTGGATTCACTAAAGTGAAGATTTCTTTTCACatctttgtttttaattttcacTTTTTGTAAAGTCCCTTAACAGTTTAACCTTAAAAAATGACTGAAAGCATCAATTCTAAGAAAATGGACCCaaaaagagaatgaaatggaaaaTCAAAGAGCGGAGAGTTTCCTTGAAATATCTTGATTTATTGTTTTCAAGATTGATGTCAAATCCTCCTTTTGCCGCCAGATTTAGGTTTGTCATTTATGTGTAGGAAGAGTTGGGAATTACTGGCTTTCGAAGAGCAATGGTTCAAATGTGTTTTTATTCTCCAAATTCTAACTCTACTTGTACTTTTGACTCACAAAACTGCTACGCCATGGAGGTTACCATGTTAATTTATAGGTTGATTTGCTAGTTCACTGACTTCAAATTTCATCTCATTACAGTTTCATTTTACGACTCAAATGAATGCCACTGTACTTAGTCTCCTTGTACTTTATATTTCTCTGCCAGATTATCAGATGAAGCGAAAATGGATGAAGCTGTCAAGCATGCTCTTGCGGTCCGTGCAGCTGTTACGTCGGGGAACTATGTCCTGTTCTTCAGACTGTACAAGATGGCTCCCAACTTGAACACCTGCCTTATGGGTGTGTATATGTCACCAATTTAGTGCATACCAATCATATGTGTATACCCACATAATATTAACGTAGTCTTATCACTCGACAGATCTGTATGTGGAGAAGATGCGGTTTGAGGGGGTGAAATGCATGTCTCGTTCTTATCGCCCTACACTTCCTGTTGTATACATTGCTCAGGTCCTAGGCTTCACTAATGTCTTGCCAACAACAgaaggaaatgaagaaaaatacgTGGATGGATTGGAGGAATGTGAGGACTGGTTAAGGGCACATGGAGCATGCCTCATCAAGGATAACAGCCAAGAGATGCAGCTCGACACAAAGGTAGGCACAAATTCTGGTTCTGCGCATTGGCCAAATGTTTCTGAAGTGTGCTTCATGGGTGGTCCTATTTATTACTTTTTTAACTCTCTGGTGCATTTTATTTTCAGGCTTCCTCTTCCAGCCTTTACATGCCAGAACCTGAAGATGCCGTTGCCCATGGGGATACAAATCTTGCCGTTATTGATTTTCTGACACGAACATCATGAAGGCGATTTTTGGTTGTAAACtattgtattttgtttttaCCCTTGTATCTCTAACATTTTGCCTAGGCCCACTGGTGTTAATGTAAGTAGAAATCCAGAAGGCTTGGTGAAGCAATGGATGAGAACAGATGAGAGTTTGCTTcccagggttatttgggagtgGTCTTGTCAGCCATAATACCTGTAATATTTTGGAGGGTATGGATGGGATGTATGAAATGAGAAGAGCCGAATGAAATGGAGGGAGATTTGTTCTTGAAAACTGGTGCTGCGTCAATGTTGAGTCTCTTTCAGATTGGTTTTTTCTCTACCTTCACTTGTGTATAAAAGAAGGCGCTACAGGGTGATTTTCCAATTACCTGACTTCTTTCACAGCATCAACATTTTCTGTAGAGAATTGGAGACCTGATATGAAATGGTAAAAGGCCCAAGTCTGTATGGAGCTTCATGTTTGATAACAATAGAATTTCAGTAACTAACTGCCAGACCAGaatggaggaaagaagaaagagaacctaGACAAGCAAGCTAGACAGGAATTCTTAGAGATTTTGAACAGTTTTTTTGTGTTCTGGACCTACAATTCGGTCATTCTGATCATCATCTAATGTTTGGGAAAATTATTAGAACGTTGCATGAATCAAATTTTGATGACTTATATCAGCCATATGAGCAGGGAATTCATacttcaggttttttttttttttttttaaatggaagaaaggaaaggaaatttCATAAACTGACGTACGTTCATATGAGCCATCCATCTACTGTGAAGGAAACATTTTAATACCCCAATTGGATAAAATTACCATAGCGACCTTCCCAAGTCCCATTAAGTCCATGATTACTCTACTCCTCCCCCTTAGACTGACGTACAATGACCTTCTTTCCTGGAGTCATACATGCTATGAtaaattctacccaaaaaaaataacatatgaTAAATCTAAAATCAcatttagaacaaaaaaaagagaagattagTTACAATTGTCACCAATGTTGCTATTTATCCAAACGTTATTAACCACATTTTAAACTTTAGAATCTAATAATTTCTCtttgtattggcatgcattgCATGtatattcaaattttttattttttattttgttgaaaATTATGTGTATATCCATGCATCTATACTAATACTCTAGACATTATTGTACACTCTCTTAACTTTGCATGAAAacaaattatttaaattaaggaagaatgttctctgtgtcgtagcgtaggctgcacccaggcacatgggcctgccacttagggaggcagggtggtcattacgcCCACCCCCATTTGTTTgggcgctgcggcacagagaacaacgctcCTTAAATTGGATGACGTAGATTTATGTTGTGATTTTGAAAAACCTTACATTCTATCATTATATGcataataaccaaaaaaaaaaaaacatgctaTGCGTGTCGAATTGCTGTATCTGCTTCGAAAATTGTCGTGCTCCGACTTTACTTATGGCAACCCAAATGAGATTTCCCCCAACTCGATGGATCGAACAATTTGaaggagtatttatatgttttacaTGACTTCTTGTAAAATgtgaaatttggggattttcgaattagggtttctgggtAAGACCTACCGTTTTGGGTGTTTCTTGTGAGATCTCAATTTGTATCTTCTTTCATTTATATTTTCAGCTTCGTCTGTAGACATAGCATACATCACATTGGTGTGTGAACAACGTTAAATCTTTGTGTCATATttgttctgttttgtttttattcgTGTTTAGTAATGCttgttttaacaaaaaaaacatatacatcaaaatcaaaatctttcACATTTGGGTGTAAAAAGTTCCAATTGATTGATTGGTAATCCATTTGAATTACATATGTGACGGATCATCCACAGCCACCACCACACCATAACGCGAccaaaataagtaaataatttATCAACAATTTGTTGTTGAGGAAGGAATGGAGGATGAGGACGATGAACATTTGATTTAAGGCCAAATGCTGAGCTTCTCTTTCTGGTACTTCACATAGATCGCCGTCAGGGCTGCAACAGTATAGATTTGAATGAAGACGACAGCCGGCGTATAGTATCTGATGAGGCTCTTACCGGAACCCAGTTCCACCAGCAGCAGCGCCGCCAGACCCAGAACCGCCACTCTCCCATTCAGCTTCTCCGTGTAAGGGCTGAACCCAAACTCCACCTTTATACCCTCCGACACTGCCTCTTTCAGCGGCACCGGCGGAAGAAACACTACGCTACTTCTGCTGCCACCGCCCTTCTTCGATTATTGGTACCGAAGTGAGTGTGAAAGAAGCAGAAGTAGAAGGATGAGGAGTAAATAATGGctttgttgatgatgatgaggatgccATTGTCATTTTCATTTTGCTTCTCCTCTCtgattggagatggagaatgGAGAATGGAGAATGGAGAATGGAGACTGTCCTTGGCAGGGGGAAAAATCATTTCTATCTTATCCTGGGCCCAGACAGAGTGGACTTGTGGTACTGGATGTTCCAGGTACGTGGGCAGGTATTGATGCACTTTTGCAAATCCGGAATTGGATAGGTGAATTGGTCGATTCACGGATCGATATCGGACGATTCAACTATTCTTGATTCGGATTGATCTGATATGACCGATTCATGCCAAGAAATCCCAAAATCGATGAGTTTTCAGATATGTGGGCTGATGCTAGGGTTCTTGAGACTGATTCTGGTTGATTCTAATCCGATTCGAATTGAAATCAATAAAGACTGATTCAATCTTCCAAATTAAGTGTTTTAAAACGTTATTTGCtatgtttaacaaaaaaaaaacaaacattattTGCTACCGTATCGAGGCAGTACCCCTTCATTAAGAGGTATTCTTCACCGTGAGCATTTTCAAACTGTCATCAATCTCACTGATAGCCATTATTGCACTTGGATGGGCATGGGAAAACAGTGAAAGGCATTCGATCTCTAATgtatgttttcttcttcttcttctttctttctttctttttttttcttcttcttttttttttttttttttgagtaaatttcTCTAACCTTTCTAACAAACTTGCATATGGTTGATGTATTGCCTTTCATCATTTTTGTAATGGTTGAAAAGCAATAAGTTTTAAAATTCTTTGATGGATGTAACCACAAAGTGAAAAAGCTTGAGGCATCATGCAGCATATGGTTGATGTAGGTGTTGAAATTTGACGTACATCCATGCTAATTGAGTGGTTCTTTGGTCTCCTATCCATCCAACAGTTGAATGCCTCTACACAGCTGTCCACACTTGGCTCTAATAAGGGGCCAGCTCGATCTCTGGTGGTTGATGATAGCATGGATTTGGGGTTAAGAAATGCAAGCATGATGTGTGAAATCTTATTCACAAAATGGGTTAAAGCTTGTTGGAATACTAGAGAACTAGTGCACGTATGAGCAAAATAGATTTGGAAATTTGAAGTAGGGAGTGATGTTCACCTAGATGGGTTGAAGTTTTGCTAAAATGAGTAGCAGCAAGAAGTAGATGGGAGAGACATTCGCTAGAGGTGAAGTTGCAGTCACCGGAGTGATTACTTCTTAGCCAATGATGGATTGAGAGAAGTTTTAGTTgccgcttcttcttcttcaaccgcTCTCCCCTCTCCTCTGCTCATTTGAAATGGCGTGAATGGTGTGGATAATGAAAGAAAGACCAAGTTTAGGTTGTTTATaagtaagggtattatggtcaTAGTATTTTTTTAGTAACATTGTTAACGGACTGGGGTTAAGTGATACAAAGTTTATAATATAGGGGAGGTTTGAGTAATTGTCCTAAACGCAAGTGAGATTTATGTATTTGTCAAAAAGGTCAGGGGGAGTTTGAATAATTATCAGAAATGCCATTCGGTTGCTATAATGACCGCCACAACCCTTAGAAAGACGGAAATGATCCAAGTgtgcggtggtcatttcacacacCGTTATGTTTGGGCGCAGGAACGGCATGCGCTGTGTGACGAGGTGgcaatctctttctctttctttaatgaatCATAAATTTGTCATTCTGGGTATTTTAATCAATTCAAAATAAGATTGCAACTTTTGTAACCTacgttacaacttacaactacCATCTTTTCCCTTAAATTATCAAATTACAGCTTGAGCAAATACTATTACAGTATTAcgcaattaaaacaaaaaaaaaaaaaaaattggtagaTATTACCCAATATTAAGGTTAAAAAAAACCAAGGACCTCGGGTGTAAAGCAGTGAAGAAGTCCATATTTAACTTGCAAccaacccaaacaacccatgaCCCAACCCTAACATTCCAACCCCAAATATTcccaagaaataataattaaaaaaaaaaataaaaaaaattcccgCCAAGCAACAAGCAGTTGGCAGTTCTGAATTTCTGATTCCTTCCCGCCACCAACTAACCAATTAACTGTCGTTCTCTACATTCTACCTCCTCTTGTTCTTGCTTCCCAACAACAACGAAAAGTAAAATAGAATTCTAAAGAAAAAACCCCAAGCAATTGTTATCCACAAACAATTCCACTTGCTTAGATCCGTCACACCTTGCTGCATCAATATATCCGCTCCCGTAGTGACACAAGTGGTGCTGGTTATGTTCACCCCAAGCGAACTACTCAAAGTCTTCAACAACTTCACCTTCATCGCCGTCGGAACCACCTCCAACGGCGTATTATCAAACATCTGAACTCCCCTCACGAAACATTTTGTCGAATCATCAAACTCGTTCTGCAAAACCCCTTCGTACGGATACTTCACCAACGATATGTAATGGAACCATAACCAATAAACTGGAATCCGATCTCTGGTTATGAAAAAGCCACTAAAGAGCAGAAAATAAGCCAATATCGCCACAACCACAGTGTAACCCAACATCACGTGTGAAACCACACCGGAGAGAAACGTCACGAACGAGCTCCCTGCCCAAAACGCTGCCATTATAGttccaaaaaagaagaaaaaccctTTTGCGCCGCCGTCAAGACCCACCGCCCAGAATGTCGTTGCGGCGAACGCAAACGATAAGAAGATCAGCGAGGGTATAACGACGATGGAATGCGAGAGGACGTAGGAGGAGCGGCGATAAGCATTGTAAGCTGTCTCTCTCATGAAAACGTATCGTTCTTGCAGGAAAACAGGGAGTGCATCAGCGCAGGTGTAGAATATCGTCGACATTGCGAATGCGAAAAACCCTAATCGTTCTTGAATTCCTTTTGGAGAGTTGTCGAGGTGATAGAACATGGTTGCCAAGATAAAACCTGTTACCAAGATCGCTCCTAATCGGATCCCGAACAATTCCGGCATTCTTCTTGTGTTCGTTACGGATCGCCTGGACAGAACCGCGACTTCAACCCAGAACGGATTCGCGAATGTTGAAACCGTGGATGTAGGGTTGGAATCGTTGTTGGTAGTTCCGGAAACAAGTTTCCCCCTTGAAATGCTTGCGCTTATAGCGTCTTTCAGGGATAACAATCCCTGTCGATCGGGATCGTCGTTCCGAGGAAGATTCCGATTCGACTTGTTGAATTCGACTAACGCCTTGGTTCCTCCAGGTGATCCTTCGAGTTCGCGGATCAGATCGAGTGCGAACTCGGTCCGGTTCTCGTTTTCGGGGATCGGATGCCCAAATTCGGCGAAGAATGGGGGGAGACTTGAAGGGGACCCACTGTAGACTGTTTGACCGCGTGACAAGAAGATCATACGGTCTAACAATCCAATGATTCGGTAGCTGGGTTGATGTATCGACATGATCACGATGCTTCCGCTCTGAGCGATTCGTTGTAGAACCTTCACCACCATGAACGCACTCGTTGAGTCTAACCCGGAAGTTGGCTCGTCCAGGAATAATATGATTGGATCATGAATTATATCTGTTCCGATAGAAACACGGCGACGTTCTCCACCGGAGACACCTCTATGACCTTCATCGCCGATCACCGTCTTCGCAGCGTTTCTCAAACCGAGTTGATCGATTAAAGCTTGAACCCTAGCTTTCTTCTTGGACTTGGAAAGTGATCGAGGAAGCCTGAACTCGGCCGAGAACATGAGCGTCTCCTCCACCGTCAGCATAGGGAAGAGCAAATCGTCTTGCATGACGTAAGCAGAGATAACCTTCAGAAGCCGAGACTCTAAAGGTTCGCCGTTCAACGTGGTTGATCCTTTCAAGCTTCCCTTAGCGATCCGATTCGCAAGTGCATCGATCAATGTTGATTTCCCTGAACCACTGGCTCCAAGAACGGCCAAGATTTCGCCGTCTCTTGCTTCGCCGGAGATGTCGTTTAAGAGGATTTTAGTGTTGGAGTAGTTGTTGTTCTCACTCTGTTCCACTGGATCAGCGGAGGCTCCAAGCCTATTGTTTTTCCAACGAAAACAAGTCGGGAAACTCATTTTCCGGCGAGTTTTGACGCTGTAAGTGAGATTAGTGAAGGAAAGAACGAAAGGAAGAGGAAGCGATCTGGGTTCGGAGTCCTCCATCTCGAGTACCTGGTGGGTCGGAGTGTCGTCGCCATTTGCGTCTCCAACTCGCTTTAAGAGCTCGCCAAGCGTGGGACATGCACCATTATTGGGGTTGCAAGatagactctccacctccatGGGTTGTCGCCGATCAAAAAACGTGAGTGGTTGGTTGTCGAGGAAGAACCTCGGAGGTTTAAAACTATAATCGGTACCGACTCGTGCCATGAGAACAGAGCTTGTTTCTCTGAAACAGGGGATGAACTGTGTgactagaaagagagaaagcaagAAATGGGCAACTCTCAAAGGCAGTTAGTTACCACTTGGAAGCTGTGAAGTGAGAAGCAAGCACGGAAGAACATCCACAGTGCCGTCACAGAGTCCCTTCTCGAGGAGAGCCACTGATGGGTAGGTGAGAAGTTGTAAGATTTTACATCTATTAATGTCGAGTGTCTTCCTCTGCCTCTTCCTCTACACTTCCTTGAGTTGAGTCTTTAAAGCTACTCTTAACCTCTTCTCTGGCCTCATTTCTATATATAGTAGAGCCTTAATATGTTCTTAATCTAAATTTGGAGTAATTTGGATTGGGGTTGGGTGGTGAGCTGCACCTCCTAATCTATTGTGTTTTCTTCACGAAATCACTCTTTTCAACACGCGGCAGGATTTGATTGGTGAAAACAGTTCATTTAATAATTTTCTATCAGAATTTTCGGTTTTTATATCTGGGGTTAATGGAATTAGGTGTGAGTGTTGTTTATCTACTCGGACCAAATTGGCCATGCCTAAGTCACATGCAATCACTGTTACTAAAGTGGGAATCGGATTATGAGCGATTCGGAGGTGATTCATGAGTATGGATCATCTACCTAGCTGCTAGCTGGGGTCAGGTGAAGTGATGTGgggagcatggtttgaggaatcggtattggttGGCTGATTCTTGGTTGATTCCATATTGGTGGATCGGTACGGATAAGGATAGACAtattaaaaaacaatttttCAAAGGAAACAGGGCCAATCCGAACTGATATGGATTGATATCGGCCAAGACCAACTTTGATTACTTGAACCCTGGTGGGGAGGGCTAATGAAATGGAATCATCATCTACCTCTGTTCTCTGTGTCAGATGGGATGAAGAATCCATACTAGTTTTGactgattttagggtttttttgtttttgttttttggattaagagcttgtataatagaggggggggggggggattggggatggggataggccccaaggtggtttaaactcatgacctcttatttgaagagttggtcttttgtcaaCGATTTAAGGGTTTTTTGTATAGGATCGTTAGGTTCTCAGATTTGAGAggtcgattctagggtttttgagatTGATTCCAattgatttggattggaatcggttAATGATCTGACTCGACACTAATCGATTCAATCCCCGATTCCAATTTTCATAACCGTCCATgcaacccaaaaagaaagtcTAAAATGGGCTCATTCCATCATCATGTAATCCGATGATCGAACAGTTACCATGTCACTGG
This window encodes:
- the LOC122651487 gene encoding ABC transporter G family member 6; the protein is MARVGTDYSFKPPRFFLDNQPLTFFDRRQPMEVESLSCNPNNGACPTLGELLKRVGDANGDDTPTHQVLEMEDSEPRSLPLPFVLSFTNLTYSVKTRRKMSFPTCFRWKNNRLGASADPVEQSENNNYSNTKILLNDISGEARDGEILAVLGASGSGKSTLIDALANRIAKGSLKGSTTLNGEPLESRLLKVISAYVMQDDLLFPMLTVEETLMFSAEFRLPRSLSKSKKKARVQALIDQLGLRNAAKTVIGDEGHRGVSGGERRRVSIGTDIIHDPIILFLDEPTSGLDSTSAFMVVKVLQRIAQSGSIVIMSIHQPSYRIIGLLDRMIFLSRGQTVYSGSPSSLPPFFAEFGHPIPENENRTEFALDLIRELEGSPGGTKALVEFNKSNRNLPRNDDPDRQGLLSLKDAISASISRGKLVSGTTNNDSNPTSTVSTFANPFWVEVAVLSRRSVTNTRRMPELFGIRLGAILVTGFILATMFYHLDNSPKGIQERLGFFAFAMSTIFYTCADALPVFLQERYVFMRETAYNAYRRSSYVLSHSIVVIPSLIFLSFAFAATTFWAVGLDGGAKGFFFFFGTIMAAFWAGSSFVTFLSGVVSHVMLGYTVVVAILAYFLLFSGFFITRDRIPVYWLWFHYISLVKYPYEGVLQNEFDDSTKCFVRGVQMFDNTPLEVVPTAMKVKLLKTLSSSLGVNITSTTCVTTGADILMQQGVTDLSKWNCLWITIAWGFFFRILFYFSLLLGSKNKRR